One Mycobacteroides salmoniphilum DNA segment encodes these proteins:
- a CDS encoding HNH endonuclease signature motif containing protein — translation MGSIGVLEAVVDAFCAESRDGLTAAEALTVLARVEVVQRRLSAHGLGLVPRVTSQASPVELGGTSYADVIARRLHIGKGAARRRIADAEQLAPRRALTSEVLAPQLPNVAAALSRGDIGDEHVRIIRQFFDRLPVVVDAPTRQGAEQQLAQMAVRFGPEALRIGADRMMALLNPDGEFADVDRARRRGVTIGQQGFDGMSPISGLLDPETRAYLDAVFAKLAAPGMCNPADQSPLVDGEPNPEAAEHDHRSGAQRHHDALRTCLRATLASGDLGSHHGLPVTVVVTTTLAELEGAAGIAVTGAGTRLPLRDVIRMATHAHHYLTIFDDDGRPLYLGCSKRIASADQRIVLHAQDRGCTHPDCHVPGYLCEVHHITEWADGGPTNIDNLTFACGPHHRLLNHGWTTQKHQDGTTQWIPPPQLVRA, via the coding sequence GTGGGTTCGATTGGGGTGTTGGAGGCGGTGGTTGATGCCTTCTGCGCCGAATCGCGCGATGGGTTGACTGCCGCTGAGGCGTTGACGGTGCTGGCCCGTGTGGAGGTGGTGCAGCGTCGGTTGTCCGCCCATGGGTTGGGGCTGGTGCCGAGGGTGACGTCGCAGGCCTCGCCGGTCGAGCTCGGTGGCACTTCTTATGCGGATGTGATTGCGCGGCGGTTGCATATCGGTAAGGGTGCGGCCCGGCGCCGGATCGCCGATGCCGAGCAGTTGGCGCCGCGGCGGGCGTTGACCAGTGAGGTGCTGGCACCGCAGCTGCCAAATGTCGCCGCCGCGCTATCTCGCGGCGATATCGGGGACGAGCATGTGCGGATCATCCGGCAGTTCTTTGATCGGCTCCCGGTGGTGGTGGATGCCCCGACCCGCCAGGGCGCCGAACAACAACTAGCCCAGATGGCCGTCCGGTTTGGGCCCGAGGCGCTGCGTATCGGTGCCGACCGCATGATGGCCCTGTTGAATCCGGATGGTGAGTTCGCCGATGTGGATCGGGCGCGGCGGCGCGGAGTCACGATCGGGCAACAGGGCTTTGACGGCATGTCACCCATCAGCGGCCTACTGGATCCGGAGACGCGCGCCTATCTGGATGCAGTGTTCGCCAAACTAGCCGCACCCGGCATGTGCAACCCGGCCGACCAGAGCCCTCTCGTGGACGGGGAACCCAACCCGGAAGCCGCCGAACACGACCACCGCTCGGGTGCCCAACGCCACCACGACGCACTACGCACCTGCCTGCGCGCCACCCTGGCCTCCGGTGATCTGGGTTCGCACCATGGACTGCCGGTCACCGTCGTGGTCACCACCACCCTGGCCGAGCTCGAAGGCGCCGCGGGCATAGCGGTCACCGGCGCCGGCACCAGGCTGCCCCTGCGTGATGTGATCCGCATGGCCACCCACGCCCACCACTACCTGACGATTTTCGATGATGACGGTCGACCGTTGTATCTGGGATGTTCTAAACGCATCGCATCGGCAGATCAGCGGATTGTGTTGCACGCCCAAGACCGCGGCTGCACCCACCCCGACTGCCACGTGCCCGGATACCTGTGCGAAGTCCACCACATCACCGAATGGGCCGACGGTGGCCCCACCAACATCGACAACCTCACCTTCGCCTGCGGCCCCCACCACCGCCTCCTCAACCACGGCTGGACCACCCAAAAACACCAAGACGGCACCACCCAATGGATACCCCCACCACAACTGGTTCGGGCGTAG
- a CDS encoding universal stress protein — MISKNHHAGIVVGVDGSACADMAVRWAAQESSMRNEPLTLISAFDIEQTHVYDQQFRERIYQSRERQAQLVLENAQRIAEEAAGCALPSARGRVVFGHPVSALVDAAQESRVLVVGSRGQRALDRLLLGSVSTAVLHHARCPVAVIHNEATLDDHAPVLLGVDGSPTSEKATAIAFDEASHRKVGLIAVHAWHMPNFFEPAFDLRATETQERQTLAERLAGWQERYPDVKVDRRVVCEYPGPYLIAECTHAQLVVVGSHGRGGFAGMLLGAVSSAVAQASRVPVIVARRP, encoded by the coding sequence ATGATATCCAAGAACCATCATGCGGGGATCGTGGTCGGGGTCGATGGATCGGCCTGCGCCGACATGGCGGTTCGTTGGGCCGCACAAGAATCGAGCATGCGCAACGAACCGCTGACCCTCATCAGCGCCTTCGACATCGAACAAACCCATGTCTACGACCAGCAGTTCCGTGAGCGGATCTATCAGTCGCGCGAACGTCAAGCGCAATTGGTCCTGGAAAACGCCCAGCGCATTGCCGAAGAGGCCGCCGGGTGCGCATTGCCCTCCGCACGCGGCCGAGTGGTATTCGGGCATCCGGTGTCGGCGCTCGTCGACGCGGCACAGGAATCACGCGTGCTCGTTGTCGGCAGCCGAGGACAACGCGCGCTCGATCGTCTGTTGCTGGGCTCGGTCAGCACCGCTGTCCTGCACCACGCGCGATGCCCCGTCGCGGTGATCCACAACGAGGCAACACTCGACGACCACGCACCTGTCCTACTCGGTGTCGACGGCTCGCCCACATCAGAGAAGGCGACAGCTATCGCCTTCGATGAAGCATCACATCGGAAGGTTGGGCTCATTGCCGTGCACGCCTGGCACATGCCCAACTTCTTCGAACCGGCATTTGACCTGCGTGCCACGGAAACCCAAGAAAGACAAACACTCGCCGAACGACTGGCAGGATGGCAAGAACGCTACCCCGACGTGAAGGTCGACCGCCGTGTCGTGTGTGAATACCCCGGCCCGTACCTCATCGCCGAGTGCACGCACGCCCAGCTTGTCGTTGTCGGCAGTCACGGCCGCGGAGGCTTCGCCGGAATGCTGCTCGGCGCAGTCAGTTCTGCCGTCGCTCAAGCCTCGCGAGTACCCGTCATCGTGGCACGGCGACCATGA
- a CDS encoding FAD-dependent oxidoreductase gives MTQVMRTQVCVAGGGPAGLVHALLLARAGINVVVLEKHADFLRDFRGDTVHPTTMRIMDDLGFIDEFLRLPHQKVDHIAFDGDGRLRTFGDFRALAWLGYKQPYIAFMPQWDFLDFLAEKAEQYPEFTLIRNAEVTDLIVDDDDRVTGVRTPDLEVHAELVIAADGRTSAVRAASGLEIADESSPMDVLWFRLNRRPGDPDETFAVLRKGLLLAMIHRGDYWQVAHLMPKGAGPHNGSLDAFKERLITARPQLREHVNDLRSWDDTSHLDVRVDRLKTWWRPGLLCIGDAAHAMSPAGGVGINLAVADAVAAANILVDPLREGRVTDEDLARVQRRRELPTKMVQAFQVFVQNNVIKPVLTGDLSPIKLPFFVGRGPFKFVPPIAVGRGLRPERVHTPDVH, from the coding sequence ATGACGCAAGTTATGCGGACTCAGGTGTGTGTCGCCGGCGGAGGCCCCGCAGGTTTGGTGCATGCCCTGCTGCTGGCGAGGGCCGGGATCAACGTTGTCGTCCTGGAAAAGCACGCCGACTTTCTGCGCGATTTTCGGGGGGACACCGTTCACCCCACCACCATGCGCATCATGGATGATCTCGGGTTTATCGACGAGTTTCTGCGGCTGCCACACCAGAAGGTCGATCACATCGCCTTCGATGGCGACGGGCGGTTGCGCACCTTCGGCGATTTCCGCGCGCTCGCGTGGTTGGGGTACAAGCAGCCATATATCGCGTTCATGCCGCAGTGGGATTTCCTGGACTTCTTGGCTGAGAAGGCCGAGCAATACCCGGAATTCACGCTCATCCGTAATGCGGAGGTCACCGATCTGATCGTCGATGATGATGACCGAGTGACAGGCGTGCGTACACCCGACCTGGAGGTGCATGCCGAGCTGGTCATCGCGGCTGACGGTCGCACCTCTGCCGTACGCGCCGCGTCGGGACTGGAAATCGCCGACGAGAGTTCACCGATGGATGTGCTGTGGTTCCGGTTGAACCGGCGACCGGGTGATCCCGACGAGACATTTGCGGTACTGCGTAAAGGCCTGCTGTTGGCCATGATCCATCGCGGCGACTACTGGCAGGTCGCCCACCTCATGCCCAAGGGTGCCGGCCCGCATAACGGCTCGCTGGACGCATTCAAGGAGCGCTTGATCACGGCACGCCCCCAGCTGCGCGAGCACGTGAATGATCTGCGGTCCTGGGATGACACCAGCCATCTCGATGTCCGGGTCGACCGGCTCAAGACCTGGTGGCGCCCCGGCCTGCTGTGCATAGGCGATGCCGCGCATGCCATGTCGCCCGCAGGCGGAGTCGGCATCAACCTGGCTGTCGCCGATGCAGTGGCAGCTGCGAACATCCTCGTGGATCCGCTGCGCGAGGGACGTGTCACCGACGAGGATCTCGCCAGGGTGCAACGCCGACGCGAACTGCCGACCAAGATGGTGCAAGCGTTTCAGGTGTTCGTCCAGAACAACGTCATCAAGCCGGTTCTCACCGGCGACCTGTCCCCCATCAAACTGCCATTCTTTGTCGGACGGGGCCCATTCAAGTTCGTGCCGCCGATCGCGGTCGGCAGAGGCCTGCGTCCGGAGCGCGTACACACCCCGGACGTGCACTAG